In the genome of Bryobacteraceae bacterium, one region contains:
- a CDS encoding thiamine pyrophosphate-dependent enzyme, whose translation MHGLSRDWEIEPPQVICTLDDYKGAKARWCPGCGDHSVLSAVQRLARDEQLPLERTVVVSGIGCSSRFPHYMGTYGFHGLHGRPLPIACGVRSRRPDLHLFVVTGDGDCCAIGAAHWIHAIRYNMDLTVLLLDNNIYGLTKMQTSPTTRHGEKSNTHPGGSFFAPLNPISVTLGIANASFVAQTIDWNPPHLYATIKAAHAHKGTSFVRVFQRCPHYTSHVFAPAQEDPSNVRVLTHPDGIMPADPAVLRMFSSRVEHDPRDLAEARALADSDAMFTIGLFYRSDASYRYDHDTAHGLSMGRGDKLTALDRALDRFAV comes from the coding sequence ATGCATGGATTGAGCCGCGATTGGGAGATCGAGCCGCCGCAGGTGATTTGCACCCTTGATGACTACAAGGGCGCGAAAGCCCGGTGGTGTCCGGGTTGCGGGGACCATTCTGTGTTGAGCGCCGTGCAGCGTCTGGCCCGCGACGAACAGCTTCCGCTGGAGCGGACGGTGGTGGTGAGCGGCATCGGCTGCTCCAGCCGCTTCCCGCACTATATGGGGACCTACGGCTTCCACGGTCTGCACGGACGGCCGCTGCCGATCGCGTGCGGCGTCCGCAGCCGCCGGCCGGACCTGCACCTGTTCGTCGTCACCGGCGACGGCGACTGCTGCGCCATCGGCGCCGCGCACTGGATTCACGCCATCCGCTACAACATGGATCTGACGGTTCTGCTGCTCGACAACAACATATACGGGTTGACGAAGATGCAGACCTCGCCCACCACGCGGCACGGGGAGAAGTCGAATACGCACCCGGGTGGCTCGTTCTTTGCGCCCCTGAACCCGATTTCGGTCACCCTCGGCATCGCCAACGCGAGTTTCGTCGCGCAAACCATCGACTGGAATCCGCCGCACCTCTACGCAACCATCAAAGCCGCCCACGCGCACAAGGGCACGTCGTTCGTGCGTGTGTTTCAACGCTGCCCGCACTACACCTCGCACGTGTTCGCGCCGGCGCAAGAGGACCCTTCGAACGTGCGGGTGCTTACTCATCCCGATGGCATCATGCCAGCCGACCCGGCCGTGCTCCGCATGTTCTCGAGCCGCGTGGAGCACGACCCGCGCGACCTCGCCGAGGCGCGCGCGCTTGCCGACAGCGACGCCATGTTCACCATCGGGCTGTTCTACCGGTCCGATGCCTCTTACCGTTACGATCACGACACCGCTCACGGCCTCAGCATGGGCCGCGGCGACAAACTGACGGCGCTGGACCGGGCGCTGGACCGGTTTGCCGTCTAG
- a CDS encoding ferredoxin, which yields MNQSLEQLRTFHLTGKGGGRGGMRLRPQAVDAPARRDAAARDYPVYLSSEPSLGTLRAMLAECVAKEPNSFPSLVQSVDRVALAFGSAATAGSGTPIATANATALASLAAEVPEEEIARLRVLLPKQGTLFPCDAAALPVIYGRLLAGARQWARAQWLARLQSARVQLSGLLGAGGDSTLGVEGDLLFDAAAMARAIEHRKGPRRMEGARRTRIEEAVAAIASAIEAEAKAPSAWVFHSGAKPAGAGDLGWELRQSEDSFAAACWFAQDTLERTEAAWRAVRLARIEAESSFDETLHGERLARFTWHAATPDELRALPPVVVVENAECVADASLTGFGRLLRSGLPVQVLIESAGIDPLRPDIGDLAMAHREAFVLSASLARVDHLAAGLAAMNASVRPAVAVVAVPGEGEGWLEAATAVAAGVHPLYRYDPDQGDSWRDRFSLVAPDEGGALNAADAAAMSAPLANHFFAIAPEFESRELMEMDQYLAAYATEPPLSVPYLRVLDHDGKAARVAVSRELAMYARNRRVAMRSLGELAGIGNAHVAEAVAAARDEERKAAQSREAAAREEAARASASATVRRLVGALMGAEPAALFAPPPVTPAPATIPQPAAQTPVPAPAEPAATAGPAAGAYVESDLCTSCHDCVKINERMFRYNANQQVYLADASAGSYAELVKAAEKCPARCIHPGAPRPGDASATAAIVARGAKFG from the coding sequence ATGAATCAATCGCTCGAACAACTGAGGACGTTTCACCTCACCGGGAAAGGCGGGGGGCGTGGCGGTATGCGGCTTCGGCCCCAGGCCGTCGATGCACCGGCGCGCCGGGATGCCGCCGCGCGCGACTACCCGGTGTATCTTTCGAGCGAACCGTCGCTCGGAACTCTGCGGGCCATGCTCGCCGAGTGCGTGGCGAAGGAGCCGAACTCGTTTCCGTCGCTCGTCCAGAGCGTGGACCGCGTGGCGCTCGCGTTCGGTAGCGCCGCCACCGCCGGTTCCGGTACGCCGATCGCAACGGCCAACGCCACAGCGCTCGCCTCGCTTGCCGCCGAAGTCCCCGAAGAGGAAATCGCCAGATTGCGGGTGCTGCTCCCGAAACAGGGCACGCTCTTCCCGTGCGATGCGGCGGCGCTGCCGGTGATCTATGGCCGGCTCCTCGCCGGAGCCCGGCAGTGGGCGCGCGCGCAGTGGCTGGCGCGGCTCCAGTCGGCGCGCGTTCAGTTGAGCGGATTGCTCGGCGCCGGCGGTGACTCGACGCTCGGCGTCGAAGGTGATTTGTTGTTCGACGCGGCCGCGATGGCCCGCGCCATCGAACATCGGAAGGGGCCGCGCCGCATGGAGGGTGCGAGGCGGACGAGGATCGAGGAGGCGGTCGCGGCGATCGCGTCGGCGATCGAGGCTGAGGCCAAGGCGCCGTCGGCCTGGGTGTTCCACTCCGGAGCGAAGCCCGCTGGCGCGGGCGATCTCGGATGGGAACTCCGCCAGAGCGAAGACAGTTTCGCGGCGGCCTGCTGGTTCGCGCAAGACACGCTCGAGCGAACCGAAGCCGCGTGGCGGGCGGTGCGGCTGGCGCGCATCGAAGCCGAATCTTCCTTCGATGAGACGCTGCATGGCGAACGGCTGGCCCGGTTCACCTGGCATGCGGCTACGCCGGACGAGTTGCGCGCGCTGCCGCCGGTGGTCGTCGTGGAGAACGCGGAATGCGTGGCCGATGCATCGCTCACCGGCTTCGGACGGCTCCTGCGGTCCGGTCTGCCCGTGCAGGTGCTGATCGAGTCCGCCGGCATCGATCCGCTGCGTCCCGATATTGGCGACCTGGCCATGGCGCATCGCGAAGCCTTTGTTCTCTCGGCGTCGCTCGCGCGCGTCGATCATCTCGCCGCCGGGCTGGCCGCGATGAACGCTTCGGTGCGTCCGGCAGTGGCCGTGGTGGCCGTGCCGGGCGAAGGCGAGGGCTGGTTGGAAGCCGCCACGGCAGTCGCCGCCGGAGTGCATCCGTTGTATCGCTACGACCCGGACCAGGGAGATAGCTGGCGCGACCGGTTCTCCCTCGTCGCGCCCGACGAGGGCGGGGCCTTGAACGCCGCCGACGCCGCCGCGATGTCGGCGCCGCTCGCGAACCATTTCTTTGCGATCGCGCCGGAATTCGAAAGCCGCGAACTGATGGAGATGGACCAGTACCTAGCGGCCTACGCGACGGAACCGCCCCTTTCCGTGCCGTACCTCCGCGTGCTCGACCATGACGGCAAGGCCGCTCGGGTCGCCGTCTCGCGCGAGTTGGCGATGTATGCGAGAAATCGCCGCGTTGCCATGCGCTCGCTCGGCGAACTGGCGGGCATTGGCAATGCGCACGTCGCCGAGGCGGTGGCGGCGGCGCGGGACGAGGAGCGGAAAGCGGCGCAGTCGCGGGAAGCAGCCGCACGCGAAGAGGCGGCCCGGGCGTCGGCGTCGGCCACGGTGCGGCGGCTGGTGGGCGCGCTTATGGGCGCCGAACCGGCGGCCCTGTTTGCGCCGCCGCCCGTGACGCCCGCGCCCGCAACAATTCCGCAGCCGGCAGCGCAGACGCCCGTGCCTGCTCCCGCTGAGCCCGCCGCGACCGCCGGGCCCGCCGCCGGCGCCTACGTCGAGTCCGACTTGTGCACCAGTTGTCACGACTGCGTGAAGATCAACGAGCGTATGTTCCGCTACAACGCCAACCAGCAGGTTTACCTCGCCGACGCCTCGGCCGGCTCCTACGCCGAACTCGTAAAGGCGGCCGAGAAGTGCCCGGCTCGCTGCATCCACCCCGGTGCGCCGCGTCCGGGCGACGCCTCGGCCACCGCGGCCATCGTGGCTCGCGGAGCCAAGTTCGGCTGA
- a CDS encoding response regulator, whose product MQDRILLVEDEPALQSLLARYLARLGYEVTSCATRAEATPHAGEPFRAAIIDLSLPDGPGEELAARLQDSRPELRVLLTSGYPAKTSGANTAFLQKPFLPAALAEALTALLRA is encoded by the coding sequence TTGCAAGATCGAATCCTGCTAGTGGAAGATGAGCCGGCGCTTCAGTCGCTGCTCGCACGGTACCTCGCCCGGCTCGGCTACGAGGTGACTTCGTGCGCGACGCGGGCCGAGGCGACCCCCCACGCCGGTGAGCCGTTCCGTGCGGCCATCATTGACCTGTCGCTTCCCGACGGCCCCGGCGAAGAACTCGCCGCGCGGCTCCAGGATTCACGGCCGGAATTGCGGGTCTTGCTGACGAGTGGTTATCCGGCGAAGACCTCCGGCGCGAACACGGCCTTTCTGCAGAAGCCGTTCCTGCCGGCGGCGCTGGCCGAGGCGCTCACGGCGCTTCTCCGCGCCTGA
- a CDS encoding SIMPL domain-containing protein (The SIMPL domain is named for its presence in mouse protein SIMPL (signalling molecule that associates with mouse pelle-like kinase). Bacterial member BP26, from Brucella, was shown to assemble into a channel-like structure, while YggE from E. coli has been associated with resistance to oxidative stress.) codes for MKTALRLAPVLILASALAAQTRPQIRAAGQGIVSVKPDQLKLSLAVQTQAATADEAATQNSTRVTAVLAAVRNILGQDADIRTIGYSLNPNYRTPTMGGQPVVVGFIATNTVEVTTQDLGAAGKLIDASIQAGATNVQGLRFGLRDPEPVRRQALRLATTQARADVEAIAAGLNARLGMVLSAEESSAVSSFPSFDSRVAGGAATPVETGNVEVSATVVLTMEIAGQ; via the coding sequence ATGAAAACGGCACTTCGTCTCGCCCCCGTCTTGATCCTGGCGTCGGCGCTCGCGGCCCAGACGCGGCCCCAGATCCGCGCCGCCGGACAGGGGATCGTCTCGGTGAAGCCGGACCAGTTGAAGCTCAGCCTGGCCGTGCAAACCCAGGCCGCGACGGCGGACGAAGCCGCAACGCAAAACTCGACTCGCGTCACAGCCGTGCTCGCCGCCGTTCGCAACATTCTCGGTCAGGACGCCGACATCCGCACCATTGGCTATTCGCTGAATCCGAACTACCGCACGCCGACCATGGGCGGCCAGCCGGTAGTAGTCGGCTTCATCGCCACCAACACGGTGGAGGTGACCACGCAGGACCTCGGCGCCGCCGGCAAGCTCATCGATGCTTCCATCCAGGCCGGCGCCACCAATGTGCAGGGATTGCGCTTCGGTCTTCGCGATCCGGAGCCCGTGCGCCGTCAGGCGTTGCGGCTGGCGACGACGCAGGCCCGGGCGGACGTGGAAGCCATCGCCGCGGGTTTGAACGCGCGTCTCGGAATGGTGCTTTCGGCCGAGGAGTCGTCCGCCGTGAGTTCGTTTCCGAGTTTCGACAGCCGCGTCGCGGGCGGCGCGGCGACACCGGTGGAGACGGGAAACGTCGAAGTGTCGGCGACGGTGGTGTTGACGATGGAAATCGCCGGACAGTAG
- a CDS encoding cupin domain-containing protein gives MAKRRDVLKLGPLAFLPAAAAKTLPNGATGAQAAKMTKEPFGDLRIYYEGPTEILKSMTAGSLLLKAGMSPHAPHQHPEEEFMVITEGTGEISVEGKVTKVGPGSMMYCGANKPHGIVNTGKTPLLFYFYKWM, from the coding sequence ATGGCGAAACGACGCGACGTTCTCAAACTCGGTCCCCTGGCTTTTCTGCCCGCCGCCGCAGCGAAGACGCTGCCCAACGGCGCCACCGGCGCGCAAGCGGCCAAGATGACCAAGGAGCCGTTCGGCGACCTGCGGATTTACTACGAAGGTCCCACCGAGATCCTGAAATCGATGACGGCCGGGAGCCTGCTGCTGAAGGCCGGCATGTCGCCGCACGCGCCGCACCAGCACCCGGAAGAAGAGTTCATGGTGATCACCGAGGGTACGGGCGAGATCAGCGTCGAGGGCAAGGTCACCAAGGTCGGCCCGGGCTCGATGATGTACTGCGGCGCGAACAAGCCGCACGGCATCGTCAACACGGGTAAGACGCCGCTGCTGTTCTACTTCTACAAGTGGATGTAG
- a CDS encoding class I SAM-dependent methyltransferase, which produces MTNAAALARLPRPLRRHILHFEALIEDAARALSASLPAGSRVLDAGAGECHYAHLFDGHRYIAVDLGIGDPSWNYRRLDCIADLEALPIAGGAFDAAINLVTLEHVRNPARVVAELARAVRPGGTLLMAVPMEWEVHQAPHDYFRYTCHGVRYLLESAGFGEIEIVPAGGFFRLLARRLLGGLQFFPGPLWILAAAAVAVPALLLPFLDALDRERNFTLGYVCLSRKTAVEPGASALP; this is translated from the coding sequence ATGACCAACGCGGCGGCGCTCGCGCGGCTTCCCCGCCCTTTGCGCCGTCACATCCTGCATTTCGAAGCGTTGATCGAAGACGCGGCGCGGGCGCTCTCCGCGTCGCTGCCAGCGGGGTCCCGCGTGCTCGACGCCGGGGCCGGCGAGTGTCATTACGCGCACCTTTTCGACGGCCACCGCTACATCGCCGTCGATCTTGGCATCGGCGACCCTTCGTGGAACTATCGCCGGCTGGACTGCATCGCCGATCTTGAAGCGCTGCCGATCGCCGGGGGCGCCTTCGATGCCGCGATCAACCTGGTGACGCTCGAGCATGTGCGGAATCCGGCTCGCGTGGTGGCGGAGTTGGCGCGCGCGGTGCGGCCAGGAGGCACGCTGTTGATGGCGGTGCCGATGGAGTGGGAGGTCCACCAGGCGCCGCACGACTACTTCCGGTACACCTGCCACGGCGTGCGCTATCTGCTCGAGTCGGCCGGCTTCGGCGAGATCGAGATCGTGCCGGCGGGCGGGTTCTTTCGTCTGCTGGCGCGGCGCCTGCTCGGGGGGCTGCAGTTCTTCCCGGGGCCGCTATGGATTCTCGCCGCCGCCGCGGTGGCGGTACCCGCCCTGTTGCTGCCGTTTCTCGACGCGCTCGATCGGGAGCGAAATTTCACACTCGGCTACGTCTGCCTGTCGCGGAAGACAGCCGTGGAGCCCGGCGCGAGTGCGCTACCCTGA
- a CDS encoding methyltransferase domain-containing protein, producing the protein MFHVVECESCRLIRLFPWPSPQELRDYYPPAYWYVPEQDAVSRLEELYRRTVLRDHVNFVAAALGHTDENGPVLDVGCGGGLLLRMLGERGHSVMGLDFSLGAATAAWRENGVPAVCGTLSQAPLPPASCAAVTMFHVLEHLYDPASYLDAAHQLLKPEGRLVVQVPNASCWQFLVLGESWNGIDIPRHLLNFRLRDLEILLDRCGFDVVRTKHFSLRDNPAGLASSLAPGLDPMARRIRGLGESPRQKLVRDLVYLGLVAASLPFTLLEAACRAGSTVMVEARKKAA; encoded by the coding sequence GTGTTTCATGTGGTCGAATGCGAGTCCTGCAGGCTCATCCGGCTATTCCCGTGGCCTTCGCCGCAGGAGCTTCGCGACTACTATCCGCCGGCCTACTGGTACGTGCCCGAGCAGGACGCGGTCTCGCGGCTGGAAGAGCTTTACCGGCGGACAGTTCTGCGCGATCACGTCAACTTCGTTGCCGCGGCGCTGGGCCACACGGACGAGAACGGCCCCGTGCTCGACGTGGGCTGCGGCGGCGGCCTGCTGCTGCGGATGCTTGGCGAACGCGGCCACAGCGTGATGGGGCTCGATTTTTCGCTCGGCGCGGCAACGGCCGCGTGGCGCGAAAACGGCGTGCCGGCGGTGTGTGGAACGCTCTCGCAGGCGCCGCTGCCTCCGGCCAGTTGCGCCGCGGTCACGATGTTTCACGTGCTCGAGCACCTCTACGATCCGGCTTCCTATCTCGACGCCGCGCATCAGCTTCTCAAACCCGAGGGCCGGCTCGTCGTACAAGTGCCGAACGCTTCCTGCTGGCAGTTTCTGGTGCTCGGCGAAAGCTGGAACGGCATCGACATTCCGCGCCACCTTCTGAATTTCCGGCTTCGCGATCTGGAGATTCTGCTGGACCGCTGCGGGTTCGACGTGGTCCGCACGAAGCACTTCTCGCTGCGTGACAATCCGGCGGGACTGGCATCGAGCCTCGCGCCGGGACTGGACCCGATGGCGCGGCGGATTCGCGGCCTCGGCGAGTCTCCGCGGCAGAAGCTGGTGCGGGATTTGGTGTACCTTGGTCTCGTCGCCGCTTCGCTACCGTTCACGCTGCTCGAGGCCGCCTGCCGCGCCGGTTCCACCGTGATGGTGGAGGCGCGCAAGAAAGCGGCATGA
- a CDS encoding glycosyltransferase family 2 protein, with translation MDDQLSPVPAGEGVVSVVVVNWNRRDLLRACLASLANQNGVPLEVILVDNGSSDDSVAMARGEFGETGRLRLETIENRENKGFCEANNQGIARARGAFIALLNNDAEASPDWARALREAFTDPAVGMAASKILVWDDPTRIDKVGHLIYWDGQNRGRGTGEIDRGQYDRIEEVAWPDGCAAMYRRSMLAEIGGFDEDFFAYADDAELGLRARIAGWKCLYIPRAVVRHHRGQTLGQISTRRIELIERNRVLLAAKLFPWSLLWLNGAYYLARIAAGAAAAARNRGDVSRFPGLTGKWRLAKALIRADLEALTMVPRMLRKRPQVNRIRKLSSSELKQLLKRYRIPLRELMEQSQ, from the coding sequence GTGGATGATCAGCTTTCACCCGTCCCAGCCGGGGAGGGGGTCGTCTCCGTGGTGGTGGTCAACTGGAACCGGAGGGACCTTTTGCGGGCCTGCCTGGCCTCGCTGGCGAACCAGAACGGAGTCCCGCTCGAGGTGATTCTGGTGGACAACGGCTCCTCCGACGACAGCGTCGCAATGGCGCGCGGCGAGTTCGGGGAGACGGGGAGGCTTCGGCTCGAAACGATCGAGAACCGGGAGAACAAAGGATTCTGCGAGGCCAACAACCAGGGCATCGCGCGCGCGAGAGGCGCCTTCATCGCACTGCTCAACAACGACGCGGAGGCCTCGCCCGATTGGGCGCGGGCGCTGCGGGAAGCCTTCACGGATCCGGCGGTGGGCATGGCCGCGAGCAAGATTCTGGTTTGGGACGATCCAACGCGGATCGACAAAGTAGGCCACCTGATCTATTGGGACGGCCAGAACCGCGGGCGAGGGACCGGCGAGATCGACCGCGGGCAGTACGACCGGATCGAGGAAGTGGCTTGGCCGGACGGCTGCGCGGCCATGTACCGCCGCTCCATGCTCGCCGAAATCGGCGGCTTCGACGAAGACTTCTTCGCGTATGCCGACGACGCCGAACTCGGGTTGCGCGCTAGAATAGCCGGATGGAAGTGTCTCTATATCCCGCGTGCGGTGGTGCGGCACCACCGGGGCCAGACACTCGGACAGATCTCCACGCGGCGAATTGAGCTCATTGAAAGAAACCGTGTCCTTTTGGCGGCAAAACTCTTCCCGTGGAGCCTTCTTTGGCTAAACGGCGCGTACTATCTCGCAAGGATCGCGGCCGGAGCCGCGGCGGCGGCGAGGAACCGAGGCGACGTGAGCCGGTTTCCGGGACTAACGGGAAAGTGGCGGCTGGCGAAGGCTTTGATTCGGGCGGACCTGGAAGCCTTGACAATGGTGCCGCGCATGTTGCGGAAGCGCCCGCAAGTGAACCGGATTCGCAAGCTGAGCTCCTCGGAATTGAAGCAATTGCTGAAGAGATACCGGATCCCGTTGCGCGAATTGATGGAGCAGTCCCAGTAA
- a CDS encoding DUF4115 domain-containing protein — protein MAHLGETLKKHRLSRRVELSDISTQTRISMRYLEALENGEYNELPGAIFARSFARQYARIVGLDEASIEADLQAAFQDEQPAPVIEAQGEPPRFQVSFAPLRDLWESSLEARMPLYAAALAGVIGVCSLVYVSWQQFVIPSEFASQEPRIETPAAPPAVVPPAVNTVAPNRAADGAPVATASQPPTAQPTGQVQVSRKDLGDGTAEFVVSDGVENGMAVRIVASQETWVSVTANGRKLYSGILQPNDVRMFKGVESAQMVIGNAGGVEVSRNGRSIGPIGNPGEVRVVVLRPEEPPVIKKNPPPPADGQQEEPTARTD, from the coding sequence ATGGCCCATCTCGGTGAAACGCTGAAAAAGCATCGCCTGAGCCGGCGTGTCGAATTATCCGACATTTCGACGCAGACCAGAATCAGCATGCGCTACCTGGAAGCGCTTGAGAATGGCGAGTATAACGAGCTGCCCGGTGCGATCTTCGCTCGCAGCTTCGCACGCCAGTACGCGCGCATCGTCGGTCTCGACGAAGCGTCGATCGAAGCGGACCTGCAGGCTGCCTTTCAGGACGAACAGCCGGCTCCAGTTATCGAGGCGCAGGGTGAGCCTCCCCGGTTTCAAGTTTCGTTCGCGCCGCTGCGGGATCTTTGGGAATCGAGCCTCGAGGCGCGCATGCCGCTGTACGCGGCCGCCCTCGCCGGAGTGATCGGCGTTTGTTCCCTGGTCTACGTGAGCTGGCAGCAGTTCGTGATTCCGAGCGAATTCGCGTCGCAGGAACCGCGCATCGAGACGCCTGCGGCGCCTCCCGCCGTGGTTCCGCCGGCCGTCAATACGGTCGCCCCGAATCGGGCGGCGGACGGCGCGCCGGTGGCCACCGCGTCGCAGCCGCCCACGGCCCAGCCGACCGGGCAGGTTCAGGTTTCGCGCAAGGATCTTGGCGACGGTACCGCCGAGTTCGTCGTCTCCGACGGCGTGGAGAACGGCATGGCCGTCCGCATCGTGGCCTCGCAGGAAACCTGGGTTTCCGTGACGGCGAACGGCAGGAAGTTGTACAGCGGCATTCTGCAGCCGAACGACGTGCGGATGTTCAAGGGCGTCGAATCGGCGCAGATGGTCATCGGCAACGCGGGCGGAGTCGAGGTGAGCCGCAATGGACGCTCGATCGGGCCGATCGGCAATCCGGGCGAGGTCCGCGTGGTGGTCCTCCGGCCGGAGGAACCGCCGGTGATCAAGAAGAACCCGCCGCCTCCCGCCGATGGACAGCAGGAAGAGCCCACCGCGCGCACGGACTAG
- a CDS encoding SDR family oxidoreductase, which yields MEQSLEEFRNQNIVVTGGSRGIGKRIAMAFAATGARIGLVARSKAELDLAKLEIEHAGGTALHLRADVRDADQIRGAIDRARAHWGEIDALICAAGIQGPIGPLAETAPQSWAEPVLTNLIGVVNTCAAALPGMMRRRRGKVIVLGGGGGAHARPNFSAYAASKAAVIRTVECMAAELLDYNVQVNVLGPGGAYTHMTDEILRAGEKAGEREIADATQIRLTGGVTVQRQTELAMFLASQRSNHVSGKLVHVKDRWEQLAEMTVHPELYTLRRVLKVSRK from the coding sequence ATGGAACAGAGCTTAGAGGAATTTCGAAATCAGAACATCGTCGTGACCGGCGGAAGCCGTGGCATCGGCAAGCGGATCGCGATGGCCTTCGCCGCCACTGGAGCCCGCATCGGCCTGGTGGCCCGCAGCAAGGCGGAACTCGATCTGGCCAAGCTCGAAATCGAGCACGCGGGCGGGACGGCTCTGCACCTGCGCGCCGACGTCCGCGACGCCGATCAGATCCGCGGCGCCATCGACCGCGCGCGGGCGCACTGGGGCGAGATCGACGCGCTCATTTGCGCCGCCGGCATCCAAGGCCCCATCGGGCCGCTCGCCGAGACCGCGCCGCAGAGCTGGGCCGAGCCAGTGCTGACCAACCTCATCGGCGTGGTGAACACGTGCGCGGCCGCCCTTCCCGGAATGATGCGGCGGCGGCGCGGAAAAGTCATTGTGCTCGGCGGTGGGGGCGGCGCGCACGCACGTCCCAACTTCAGCGCCTACGCGGCCTCGAAGGCAGCGGTGATCCGAACTGTGGAGTGCATGGCCGCGGAACTGCTCGACTATAACGTCCAGGTGAACGTGCTCGGTCCGGGCGGCGCCTACACGCACATGACCGACGAGATCCTGCGAGCGGGTGAGAAAGCCGGAGAGCGCGAAATCGCCGACGCCACCCAGATCCGGCTCACCGGCGGCGTGACCGTGCAGCGCCAGACCGAACTGGCGATGTTTCTGGCCTCACAGCGGTCCAACCATGTAAGCGGAAAGCTGGTGCACGTGAAAGACCGGTGGGAGCAGCTCGCCGAGATGACTGTCCACCCGGAGCTGTACACCCTGCGCAGGGTCTTGAAAGTCAGCCGGAAGTAG
- the infA gene encoding translation initiation factor IF-1, translating to MSKEDCIEVTGTVVEKFPAGQFSVQLDQERLVLAHLAGKLRRNRIRVLAGDRVTVEMSPYDLTKGRITYRHK from the coding sequence ATGAGCAAGGAAGATTGCATCGAAGTCACGGGCACCGTGGTGGAGAAGTTCCCCGCGGGCCAATTCAGTGTTCAACTCGATCAGGAGCGGCTGGTGCTGGCGCACCTCGCCGGAAAGCTTCGCCGGAATCGCATCCGTGTTCTCGCCGGGGATCGCGTCACGGTGGAGATGTCGCCCTACGATCTCACCAAAGGCCGGATCACCTACCGTCACAAGTAA
- the wecB gene encoding UDP-N-acetylglucosamine 2-epimerase (non-hydrolyzing) encodes MSKQPIHALFIFGTRPEAIKLCPVVRTLAADPSYRVTVCVTAQHRGLLDQVLEAFAVTPAHDLDVMTPGQTLFQSTARIIAALEPVIDAEKPDVAIVQGDTTTTFCGALAAFYRRIPVAHVEAGLRTGDIYQPFPEEMNRLLAGRIARVHLAATEWAAQNLRREGVPASAIHITGNTGIDAVLHVAGELQAGRIAAPQWPMLDPAKKLIVVTTHRRESFGEGLANTCRAIRTLAARGDAQVVFPVHPNPNVRAAVDATLRDAPNVVLCEPLGYIPFVDLMRRAWFLLTDSGGIQEEGPSLGKPILVLREKTERPEAVNAGTVRLVGADPDRILSNATELLDNPSTYAAMARAHNPYGDGRASERIAGILREAL; translated from the coding sequence TTGTCCAAACAGCCGATCCACGCTCTCTTCATCTTCGGTACCCGCCCCGAGGCCATCAAGCTGTGTCCCGTGGTGCGGACGCTAGCCGCGGACCCTTCCTATCGGGTCACCGTCTGCGTTACCGCTCAGCATCGAGGATTGCTCGATCAGGTGCTCGAGGCGTTCGCCGTCACTCCGGCGCACGATCTCGACGTGATGACGCCCGGACAGACGCTCTTCCAATCGACGGCGCGAATTATCGCCGCCCTTGAACCCGTGATCGACGCGGAAAAGCCGGATGTGGCCATCGTGCAGGGCGACACCACCACCACGTTCTGTGGCGCGCTCGCCGCGTTCTATCGGCGGATCCCGGTGGCTCATGTCGAGGCCGGCCTTCGCACCGGAGACATCTACCAGCCGTTCCCCGAAGAGATGAATCGTCTGCTCGCGGGGCGCATCGCGCGAGTGCATCTGGCGGCCACCGAGTGGGCGGCGCAGAACCTCCGCCGCGAGGGCGTGCCCGCCTCCGCGATCCACATTACCGGCAACACCGGGATCGACGCCGTCCTGCACGTGGCCGGCGAACTTCAGGCCGGCCGGATCGCCGCGCCGCAATGGCCCATGCTCGATCCGGCGAAGAAGCTGATCGTCGTCACAACGCACCGCCGCGAGAGCTTCGGGGAGGGCCTTGCCAACACCTGCCGCGCCATCCGGACGCTTGCCGCGCGCGGGGACGCGCAAGTGGTGTTTCCCGTGCACCCGAATCCCAACGTGCGCGCCGCCGTCGACGCGACCCTTCGCGACGCCCCGAACGTGGTGCTGTGCGAGCCGCTCGGGTATATTCCCTTCGTCGATCTCATGCGCCGCGCCTGGTTCCTCCTCACCGACTCCGGTGGAATCCAGGAAGAGGGTCCCTCCCTTGGCAAGCCAATCCTCGTGCTGCGCGAAAAGACGGAACGGCCGGAGGCCGTGAACGCCGGCACCGTGCGCCTGGTGGGCGCCGATCCTGATCGCATTCTCTCCAACGCCACCGAACTGCTCGACAACCCCTCCACCTACGCCGCCATGGCGCGTGCCCATAATCCCTATGGCGACGGACGCGCCAGCGAGCGCATCGCCGGCATCCTGCGCGAAGCGCTCTGA